A single genomic interval of Bos javanicus breed banteng chromosome 26, ARS-OSU_banteng_1.0, whole genome shotgun sequence harbors:
- the GBF1 gene encoding Golgi-specific brefeldin A-resistance guanine nucleotide exchange factor 1 isoform X1 yields MQQIPTGYLFYICRFARMVDKNIYIIQGEINIVVGAIKRNARWSTHTPLDEERDPLLHSFSHLKEVLNNVTELSEIEPNVFLRPFLEVIRSEDTTGPITGLALTSVNKFLSYALIDPSHEGTAEGMENMADAVTHARFVGTDPASDEVVLMKILQVLRTLLLTPVGAHLTNESVCEIMQSCFRICFEMRLSELLRKSAEHTLVDMVQLLFTRLPQFKEEPKNYMGTNMKKISPCLLNKLELSSGEQTKALNQLERVLLFKNLKLKMRAGGMSDSSKWKKQKRSPRAPRHMTKVIPGSEQPTSSGTTLSSNLSGGMPFIDVPTPISSASSETASAVVSPSTDSGLGFSSQTTSKEDLTDLEQPGSPGYSTVAESGSSELGVPEQPEPQQEGAHVEKAQSTSVESIPEVLEECSSPADHSDSASVHDMDYVNPRGVRFTQSSQKEGTALVPYGLPCIRELFRFLISLTNPHDRHNSEVMIHMGLHLLTVALESAPIAQCQTLLGLIKDEMCRHLFQLLSVERLNLYAASLRVCFLLFESMREHLKFQLEMYIKKLMEIITVENPKMPYEMKEMALEAIVQLWHIPSFVTELYINYDCDYYCSNLFEDLTKLLSKNAFPVSGQLYTTHLLSLDALLTVIDSTEAHCQAKVLNNLIQQERKEAARPGYEAVDGTREANSTERAASDGKATGMAPDIAGLNLPGGGRLPAEHGKPGCSDLEEAGDSGADKKFTRKPPRFSCLLPDPRELIEIKNKKKLLITGTEQFNQKPKKGIQFLQEKGLLTIPMDNTEVAQWLRENPRLDKKMIGEFVSDRKNIDLLESFVSTFSFQGLRLDEALRLYLEAFRLPGEAPVIQRLLEAFTEHWRNCNGSPFANSDACFALAYAVIMLNTDQHNHNVRKQNAPMTLEEFRKNLKGVNGGKDFEQDILEDMYHAIKNEEIVMPEEQTGLVRENYVWNVLLHRGATPEGIFLRVPAGSYDLDLFTMTWGPTIAALSYVFDKSLEETIIQKAISGFRKCAMISAHYGLSDVFDNLIISLCKFTALSSESIENLPTVFGSNPKAHIAAKTVFHLAHRHGDILREGWKNIMEAMLQLFRAQLLPKAMVEVEDFVDPNGKICLQREETPSNRGESTVLSFVSWLTLSGTEQSSVRGPSTENQEAKRMALDCIKQCDPEKMITESKFLQLESLQELMKALVSVTPDEETYDEEDAAFCLEMLLRIVLENRDRVGCVWQTVRDHLYHLCVQAQDFCFLVERAVVGLLRLAIRLLRREEISGQVLLSLRILLLMKPSVLSRVSHQVAYGLHELLKTNAANIHSGDDWATLFTLLECIGSGVKPPAALQATARADAPDAGAQSDSELPSYHQNDVSLDRGYTSDSEVYTDHGRPGKIHRSATDADVVNSGWLVVGKDDIDNSKPGPGPSRPGPSPLVNQYSLTVGLDLGPHDTKSLLKCVESLSFIVRDAAHITPDNFELCVKTLRIFVEASLNGGYKSQEKRGKSHKYDNKGNRFKKKSKEGSVLRRPRTSSQHAARGGHSDDDEDEGVPASYHTVSLQVSQDLLDLMHTLHTRAASIYSSWAEEQRHLETGGRKIEADSRTLWAHCWCPLLQGIACLCCDARRQVRMQALTYLQRALLVHDLQKLDALEWESCFNKVLFPLLTKLLENISPADVGGMEETRMRASTLLSKVFLQHLSPLLSLSTFAALWLTILDFMDKYMHAGSSDLLSEAIPESLKNMLLVMDTAEIFHSADARGGSPSALWEITWERIDCFLPHLRDELFKQTVIQDPVPMEPHAPKPLASAHLTPAAGDTRSPGHPPPPEMPSELGTRDFEKPEGPRPANSSSSGSPVASSPSRLSPTPDGPPPLAQSPLILQPLASPLQVGVPPMTLPIILNPALIEATSPVPLLATPRPTDPMPTSEVN; encoded by the exons ATCCCAGCCATGAGGGCACAGCAGAGGGCATGGAGAACATGGCAGATGCTGTCACCCATGCCCGTTTTGTGGGCACAGATCCTGCCAGCGATGAGGTTGTCCTGATGAAAATCCTTCAG GTACTGCGGACTCTGTTGCTGACCCCAGTAGGTGCCCACCTAACCAATGAATCTGTGTGTGAGATTATGCAGTCTTGCTTCCGGATCTGCTTTGAAATGAGGCTCAGTG AGTTATTGAGAAAATCCGCAGAGCACACTCTCGTAGACATGGTGCAGCTGCTCTTCACAAG GTTACCTCAGTTTAAAGAAGAACCCAAGAACTATATGGGGACCAACATGAAAAAG ATTTCTCCATGTCTCCTCAACAAACTGGAGCTAAGTAGTGGGGAGCAGACCAAAGCCCTGAACCAGTTAGAGAGGGTACTACTCTTTAAGAACCTCaag CTGAAAATGAGAGCAGGAGGCATGAGTGATTCATCTAagtggaagaaacagaagagatctCCCCGGGCCCCACGCCATATGACCAAAGTCATACCAGGTTCAGAGCAGCCCACCTCCAGTGGAACCACCTTATCCTCTAACCTCAGTG GTGGCATGCCCTTCATTGATGTACCCACTCCCATCTCCTCTGCAAGTTCAGAAACGGCCTCAGCAGTGGTCAGCCCCTCTACTGACAGTGGTCTGGGGTTCTCTTCCCAGACCACCTCCAAAGAGGACCTCACTGACCTGGAGCAGCCTGGCTCTCCAGGGTACAGCACAGTTGCAGAGTCTGGCAGCAGTGAGCTGGGGGTTCCCGAGCAACCTGAGCCACAG CAGGAAGGGGCCCATGTGGAAAAGGCCCAATCAACATCTGTGGAATCCATCCCTGAAGTGTTAGAGGAGTGTTCATCCCCTGCTGACCACTCTGACTCCGCCTCTGTCCACGACATGGATTACGTCAATCCCCGGGGCGTGCGCTTTACACAGTCCTCTCAGAAAGAAG GCACAGCTTTGGTCCCGTATGGTCTTCCCTGCATCCGTGAGCTCTTCCGCTTTCTCATCTCCCTCACCAACCCACACGACCGCCACAACTCCGAGGTTATGATCCACATGGGACTGCATCTGCTCACAGTGGCTCTTGAGTCTGCCCCCATAGCCCAGTGCCAAACCCTCTTGGGCCTCATCAAGGATGAGATGTGCCGCCACTTATTCCAG CTACTCAGCGTAGAGCGACTGAACCTTTATGCTGCTTCCCTTCGGGTATGCTTCCTACTCTTTGAGAGCATGAGGGAGCATCTCAAGTTCCAATTAGAG ATGtacatcaaaaagctcatggAGATCATCACTGTGGAGAACCCGAAGATGCCTTATGAGATGAAGGAGATGGCACTGGAGGCTATTGTGCAGCTCTGGCACATCCCCAGCTTTGTCACCGAGCTCTATATCAACTATGATTGTGACTACTACTGCTCCAACCTCTTTGAAGATCTCACCAAGCTGCTGTCCAAG AATGCCTTCCCTGTGTCTGGTCAGCTCTATACAACACATCTGCTGTCTCTCGATGCCCTATTGACAGTGATTGACAGCACTGAGGCCCACTGCCAGGCCAAAGTCCTCAACAACCTTATCcagcaagaaaggaaagaggcagCCAGACCTGGCTATGAGGCAGTAGATGGCACTCGAGAAGCCAACAGTA CTGAGAGAGCAGCCAGTGATGGGAAGGCTACAGGCATGGCCCCAGACATCGCAGGCCTGAATCTGCCAGGTGGAGGGCGGCTGCCAGCAGAACATGGGAAACCAGGATGCAGTGATCTGGAGGAAGCTGGTGACTCCGGGG CTGACAAAAAGTTTACCCGGAAGCCACCTCGATTTTCCTGTCTCCTGCCAGATCCACGGGAGTtgattgaaattaaaaacaaaaagaag CTGCTGATCACTGGCACAGAGCAGTTCAACCAGAAACCAAAGAAGGGGATCCAGTTTTTGCAGGAGAAAGGTCTCCTTACCATCCCAATGGATAACACAGAGGTAGCCCAGTGGCTGCGAGAGAACCCTCGACTGGACAAGAAAATGATTGGAGAGTTTGTGAGTGACCGCAAAAACATTGACCTGCTGGAGAGCTTTGTGAG CACTTTCAGCTTTCAGGGTCTGCGATTAGATGAAGCTCTCCGGCTCTACCTGGAAGCCTTCCGCTTGCCCGGGGAAGCACCGGTCATCCAGAGGTTGCTAGAGGCATTCACAGAACATTGGAGG AATTGTAATGGCTCCCCATTTGCCAATAGCGATGCCTGCTTTGCCCTGGCCTATGCTGTCATCATGCTTAATACTGACCAGCACAACCACAATGTTCGCAAACAGAATGCGCCCATGACCCTAGAG GAGTTTCGCAAAAATCTAAAAGGTGTGAATGGAGGCAAGGACTTTGAACAAGACATCCTGGAGGACATGTACCATGCCATCAA GAATGAGGAAATTGTGATGCCTGAGGAGCAGACAGGCTTGGTCCGGGAGAATTATGTGTGGAATGTGTTGCTTCATCGTGGTGCCACCCCAGAGGGCATATTCCTACGTGTGCCTGCTGGCAGCTATGATCTtgacctcttcaccatgacctggGGCCCCACTATTGCTGCTCTCTCTTATGTCTTTGACAAAAGCCTTGAGGAGACAATCATCCAAAAAGCCATCTCAGGCTTCAG GAAGTGCGCCATGATCTCCGCCCACTATGGCCTCAGTGATGTGTTTGACAATCTCATCATCTCTCTATGCAAATTCACAGCTCTCAGCAGTGAG tctattGAGAACCTACCCACTGTGTTTGGAAGCAACCCTAAAGCCCACATTGCAGCCAAGACGGTGTTCCATTTGGCCCACCGTCATGGTGACATCCTGCGAGAGGGCTGGAAGAATATCATGGAGGCCATGCTGCAACTCTTCCGAGCCCAACTGCTACCCAAGGCTATGGTAGAG GTAGAAGACTTTGTGGATCCCAATGGCAAGATCTGTCTACAGCGGGAAGAGACACCATCAAACCG AGGAGAGTCAACAGTGCTGAGCTTTGTGAGCTGGCTGACACTAAGTGGTACTGAGCAGTCTAGTGTGCGGGGCCCATCCACTGAAAACCAAGAGGCCAAGAGAATGGCTTTGGACTGTATCAAG CAATGTGACCCAGAAAAGATGATCACAGAAAGCAAATTCCTCCAGCTGGAGTCACTGCAGGAGCTCATGAAG GCTCTGGTCTCAGTGACACCAGATGAAGAGACCTATGATGAAGAGGATGCTGCTTTCTGCCTGGAAATGCTGCTGAGGATTGTGCTAGAGAACAG GGACCGTGTTGGCTGTGTGTGGCAGACTGTTCGAGACCATCTATACCACCTATGTGTCCAGGCCCAGGACTTCTGCTTCCTTGTGGAGCGGGCAGTGGTGGGGCTGCTGCGCCTAGCCATTCGGTTACTCCGGAGAGAAGAGATCAGTGGCCAG GTACTGCTCTCCCTGCGCATTTTGTTACTAATGAAGCCCAGCGTGTTGTCCCGAGTCAGTCACCAGGTAGCCTATGGGCTCCATGAACTCCTTAAGACCAACGCAGCCAATATCCACTCAGGCGATGACTGGGCCACTCTCTTCACACTGCTGGAATGCATTGGCTCAGGTGTAAAGCCTCCAGCTGCCCTGCAGGCCACAGCCAGGGCCGACGCACCTGATGCTG GGGCCCAGTCAGATAGTGAACTCCCATCCTACCATCAAAATGATGTGAGCCTGGACCGGGGGTACACTTCTGACTCAGAGGTCTACACTGACCATGGCAGACCTGGCAAGATTCATCGATCGGCCACGGATGCTGATGTGGTCAACAGCGGTTGGTTAGTG GTGGGGAAAGATGACATCGATAACTCTAAGCCAGGACCTGGGCCCAGCCGGCCAGGTCCTTCACCCCTGGTCAATCAGTACAGCCTAACGGTGGGGCTGGACCTCGGGCCACATGATACCAAGTCCCTGCTCAAGTGTGTGGAGTCACTGTCCTTCATCGTGCGTGATGCTGCCCACATCACACCTGACAACTTCGAGCTCTGTGTCAAGACTCTCCGCATCTTTGTGGAGGCCAGTCTAAATGGCG GGTACAAGTCCCAGGAAAAACGTGGCAAGAGTCACAAATATGACAACAAAGGGAACCGCTTCAAGAAAAAATCCAAGGAAGGCTCAGTGCTTCGGCGGCCTCGAACCTCCAGCCAACATGCCGCTAGGGGCGGGCATAGTGACGACGATGAGGATGAAGGTGTGCCAGCCAGCTACCATACGGTGTCTTTACAGGTCAGTCAGGAC TTGCTAGATCTGATGCACACCCTGCACACAAGGGCAGCCTCCATCTACAGCTCATGGGCGGAGGAGCAGCGCCACCTGGAGACAGGCGGCCGGAAGATTGAAGCTGATTCACGCACCCTCTGGGCTCACTGCTGGTGCCCTTTACTGCAGG GCATTGCCTGCCTGTGCTGTGATGCCCGGCGGCAGGTGAGGATGCAGGCACTGACCTATCTGCAGCGAGCACTGCTGGTACATGATCTGCAGAAGTTAGATGCTCTGGAATGGGAGTCCTGTTTTAACAAG GTGCTGTTTCCTCTACTGACCAAGCTCTTGGAGAACATCAGCCCTGCAGATGTGGGTGGGATGGAGGAGACCCGGATGAGGGCTTCCACCCTGCTCTCTAAG GTCTTCCTGCAGCACCTGTCTCCACTGCTGTCGCTCTCCACCTTTGCGGCCCTCTGGCTGACAATCCTGGACTTCATGGACAAGTACATGCACGCAGGCTCCAGTGACTTACTG TCAGAGGCCATTCCAGAGTCTCTGAAGAACATGCTCCTGGTGATGGACACAGCAGAGATTTTCCACAGTGCAGATGCCCGAGGAGGCAGCCCCTCAGCCCTCTGGGAGATCACCTGGGAACGCATTGACTGTTTCCTGCCCCACCTGCGAGATGAGCTCTTCAAGCAGACTGTCATCCAGG aCCCTGTGCCCATGGAGCCTCATGCCCCCAAACCGCTGGCCTCAGCACACCTGACTCCTGCTGCTGGTGACACTAGGAGCCCTGGCCATCCACCTCCCCCAGAAATGCCCTCTGAGCTGGGGACCCGTG ACTTTGAGAAGCCCGAGGGCCCCCGACCTGCTAACAGCAGTTCTTCTGGATCACCAGTGGCGTCCAGCCCCAGCAGGCTGAGCCCTACCCCAGATGGGCCTCCTCCGCTGGCTCAGTCCCCACTGATCCTGCAGCCCTTGGCCTCCCCGCTGCAGGTGGGCGTGCCCCCCATGACTCTGCCCATCATCCTCAACCCCGCTCTCATTGAGGCCACCTCACCTGTGCCCCTCTTGGCCACACCTCGTCCCACAGACCCCATGCCCACCTCTGAGGTCAACTAA
- the GBF1 gene encoding Golgi-specific brefeldin A-resistance guanine nucleotide exchange factor 1 isoform X3, with protein sequence MQQIPTGYLFYICRFARMVDKNIYIIQGEINIVVGAIKRNARWSTHTPLDEERDPLLHSFSHLKEVLNNVTELSEIEPNVFLRPFLEVIRSEDTTGPITGLALTSVNKFLSYALIDPSHEGTAEGMENMADAVTHARFVGTDPASDEVVLMKILQVLRTLLLTPVGAHLTNESVCEIMQSCFRICFEMRLSELLRKSAEHTLVDMVQLLFTRLPQFKEEPKNYMGTNMKKISPCLLNKLELSSGEQTKALNQLERVLLFKNLKLKMRAGGMSDSSKWKKQKRSPRAPRHMTKVIPGSEQPTSSGTTLSSNLSGGMPFIDVPTPISSASSETASAVVSPSTDSGLGFSSQTTSKEDLTDLEQPGSPGYSTVAESGSSELGVPEQPEPQQEGAHVEKAQSTSVESIPEVLEECSSPADHSDSASVHDMDYVNPRGVRFTQSSQKEGTALVPYGLPCIRELFRFLISLTNPHDRHNSEVMIHMGLHLLTVALESAPIAQCQTLLGLIKDEMCRHLFQLLSVERLNLYAASLRVCFLLFESMREHLKFQLEMYIKKLMEIITVENPKMPYEMKEMALEAIVQLWHIPSFVTELYINYDCDYYCSNLFEDLTKLLSKNAFPVSGQLYTTHLLSLDALLTVIDSTEAHCQAKVLNNLIQQERKEAARPGYEAVDGTREANSTERAASDGKATGMAPDIAGLNLPGGGRLPAEHGKPGCSDLEEAGDSGADKKFTRKPPRFSCLLPDPRELIEIKNKKKLLITGTEQFNQKPKKGIQFLQEKGLLTIPMDNTEVAQWLRENPRLDKKMIGEFVSDRKNIDLLESFVSTFSFQGLRLDEALRLYLEAFRLPGEAPVIQRLLEAFTEHWRNCNGSPFANSDACFALAYAVIMLNTDQHNHNVRKQNAPMTLEEFRKNLKGVNGGKDFEQDILEDMYHAIKNEEIVMPEEQTGLVRENYVWNVLLHRGATPEGIFLRVPAGSYDLDLFTMTWGPTIAALSYVFDKSLEETIIQKAISGFRKCAMISAHYGLSDVFDNLIISLCKFTALSSESIENLPTVFGSNPKAHIAAKTVFHLAHRHGDILREGWKNIMEAMLQLFRAQLLPKAMVEVEDFVDPNGKICLQREETPSNRGESTVLSFVSWLTLSGTEQSSVRGPSTENQEAKRMALDCIKQCDPEKMITESKFLQLESLQELMKALVSVTPDEETYDEEDAAFCLEMLLRIVLENRDRVGCVWQTVRDHLYHLCVQAQDFCFLVERAVVGLLRLAIRLLRREEISGQVLLSLRILLLMKPSVLSRVSHQVAYGLHELLKTNAANIHSGDDWATLFTLLECIGSGVKPPAALQATARADAPDAGAQSDSELPSYHQNDVSLDRGYTSDSEVYTDHGRPGKIHRSATDADVVNSGWLVVGKDDIDNSKPGPGPSRPGPSPLVNQYSLTVGLDLGPHDTKSLLKCVESLSFIVRDAAHITPDNFELCVKTLRIFVEASLNGGYKSQEKRGKSHKYDNKGNRFKKKSKEGSVLRRPRTSSQHAARGGHSDDDEDEGVPASYHTVSLQLLDLMHTLHTRAASIYSSWAEEQRHLETGGRKIEADSRTLWAHCWCPLLQGIACLCCDARRQVRMQALTYLQRALLVHDLQKLDALEWESCFNKVLFPLLTKLLENISPADVGGMEETRMRASTLLSKVFLQHLSPLLSLSTFAALWLTILDFMDKYMHAGSSDLLSEAIPESLKNMLLVMDTAEIFHSADARGGSPSALWEITWERIDCFLPHLRDELFKQTVIQDPVPMEPHAPKPLASAHLTPAAGDTRSPGHPPPPEMPSELGTRDFEKPEGPRPANSSSSGSPVASSPSRLSPTPDGPPPLAQSPLILQPLASPLQVGVPPMTLPIILNPALIEATSPVPLLATPRPTDPMPTSEVN encoded by the exons ATCCCAGCCATGAGGGCACAGCAGAGGGCATGGAGAACATGGCAGATGCTGTCACCCATGCCCGTTTTGTGGGCACAGATCCTGCCAGCGATGAGGTTGTCCTGATGAAAATCCTTCAG GTACTGCGGACTCTGTTGCTGACCCCAGTAGGTGCCCACCTAACCAATGAATCTGTGTGTGAGATTATGCAGTCTTGCTTCCGGATCTGCTTTGAAATGAGGCTCAGTG AGTTATTGAGAAAATCCGCAGAGCACACTCTCGTAGACATGGTGCAGCTGCTCTTCACAAG GTTACCTCAGTTTAAAGAAGAACCCAAGAACTATATGGGGACCAACATGAAAAAG ATTTCTCCATGTCTCCTCAACAAACTGGAGCTAAGTAGTGGGGAGCAGACCAAAGCCCTGAACCAGTTAGAGAGGGTACTACTCTTTAAGAACCTCaag CTGAAAATGAGAGCAGGAGGCATGAGTGATTCATCTAagtggaagaaacagaagagatctCCCCGGGCCCCACGCCATATGACCAAAGTCATACCAGGTTCAGAGCAGCCCACCTCCAGTGGAACCACCTTATCCTCTAACCTCAGTG GTGGCATGCCCTTCATTGATGTACCCACTCCCATCTCCTCTGCAAGTTCAGAAACGGCCTCAGCAGTGGTCAGCCCCTCTACTGACAGTGGTCTGGGGTTCTCTTCCCAGACCACCTCCAAAGAGGACCTCACTGACCTGGAGCAGCCTGGCTCTCCAGGGTACAGCACAGTTGCAGAGTCTGGCAGCAGTGAGCTGGGGGTTCCCGAGCAACCTGAGCCACAG CAGGAAGGGGCCCATGTGGAAAAGGCCCAATCAACATCTGTGGAATCCATCCCTGAAGTGTTAGAGGAGTGTTCATCCCCTGCTGACCACTCTGACTCCGCCTCTGTCCACGACATGGATTACGTCAATCCCCGGGGCGTGCGCTTTACACAGTCCTCTCAGAAAGAAG GCACAGCTTTGGTCCCGTATGGTCTTCCCTGCATCCGTGAGCTCTTCCGCTTTCTCATCTCCCTCACCAACCCACACGACCGCCACAACTCCGAGGTTATGATCCACATGGGACTGCATCTGCTCACAGTGGCTCTTGAGTCTGCCCCCATAGCCCAGTGCCAAACCCTCTTGGGCCTCATCAAGGATGAGATGTGCCGCCACTTATTCCAG CTACTCAGCGTAGAGCGACTGAACCTTTATGCTGCTTCCCTTCGGGTATGCTTCCTACTCTTTGAGAGCATGAGGGAGCATCTCAAGTTCCAATTAGAG ATGtacatcaaaaagctcatggAGATCATCACTGTGGAGAACCCGAAGATGCCTTATGAGATGAAGGAGATGGCACTGGAGGCTATTGTGCAGCTCTGGCACATCCCCAGCTTTGTCACCGAGCTCTATATCAACTATGATTGTGACTACTACTGCTCCAACCTCTTTGAAGATCTCACCAAGCTGCTGTCCAAG AATGCCTTCCCTGTGTCTGGTCAGCTCTATACAACACATCTGCTGTCTCTCGATGCCCTATTGACAGTGATTGACAGCACTGAGGCCCACTGCCAGGCCAAAGTCCTCAACAACCTTATCcagcaagaaaggaaagaggcagCCAGACCTGGCTATGAGGCAGTAGATGGCACTCGAGAAGCCAACAGTA CTGAGAGAGCAGCCAGTGATGGGAAGGCTACAGGCATGGCCCCAGACATCGCAGGCCTGAATCTGCCAGGTGGAGGGCGGCTGCCAGCAGAACATGGGAAACCAGGATGCAGTGATCTGGAGGAAGCTGGTGACTCCGGGG CTGACAAAAAGTTTACCCGGAAGCCACCTCGATTTTCCTGTCTCCTGCCAGATCCACGGGAGTtgattgaaattaaaaacaaaaagaag CTGCTGATCACTGGCACAGAGCAGTTCAACCAGAAACCAAAGAAGGGGATCCAGTTTTTGCAGGAGAAAGGTCTCCTTACCATCCCAATGGATAACACAGAGGTAGCCCAGTGGCTGCGAGAGAACCCTCGACTGGACAAGAAAATGATTGGAGAGTTTGTGAGTGACCGCAAAAACATTGACCTGCTGGAGAGCTTTGTGAG CACTTTCAGCTTTCAGGGTCTGCGATTAGATGAAGCTCTCCGGCTCTACCTGGAAGCCTTCCGCTTGCCCGGGGAAGCACCGGTCATCCAGAGGTTGCTAGAGGCATTCACAGAACATTGGAGG AATTGTAATGGCTCCCCATTTGCCAATAGCGATGCCTGCTTTGCCCTGGCCTATGCTGTCATCATGCTTAATACTGACCAGCACAACCACAATGTTCGCAAACAGAATGCGCCCATGACCCTAGAG GAGTTTCGCAAAAATCTAAAAGGTGTGAATGGAGGCAAGGACTTTGAACAAGACATCCTGGAGGACATGTACCATGCCATCAA GAATGAGGAAATTGTGATGCCTGAGGAGCAGACAGGCTTGGTCCGGGAGAATTATGTGTGGAATGTGTTGCTTCATCGTGGTGCCACCCCAGAGGGCATATTCCTACGTGTGCCTGCTGGCAGCTATGATCTtgacctcttcaccatgacctggGGCCCCACTATTGCTGCTCTCTCTTATGTCTTTGACAAAAGCCTTGAGGAGACAATCATCCAAAAAGCCATCTCAGGCTTCAG GAAGTGCGCCATGATCTCCGCCCACTATGGCCTCAGTGATGTGTTTGACAATCTCATCATCTCTCTATGCAAATTCACAGCTCTCAGCAGTGAG tctattGAGAACCTACCCACTGTGTTTGGAAGCAACCCTAAAGCCCACATTGCAGCCAAGACGGTGTTCCATTTGGCCCACCGTCATGGTGACATCCTGCGAGAGGGCTGGAAGAATATCATGGAGGCCATGCTGCAACTCTTCCGAGCCCAACTGCTACCCAAGGCTATGGTAGAG GTAGAAGACTTTGTGGATCCCAATGGCAAGATCTGTCTACAGCGGGAAGAGACACCATCAAACCG AGGAGAGTCAACAGTGCTGAGCTTTGTGAGCTGGCTGACACTAAGTGGTACTGAGCAGTCTAGTGTGCGGGGCCCATCCACTGAAAACCAAGAGGCCAAGAGAATGGCTTTGGACTGTATCAAG CAATGTGACCCAGAAAAGATGATCACAGAAAGCAAATTCCTCCAGCTGGAGTCACTGCAGGAGCTCATGAAG GCTCTGGTCTCAGTGACACCAGATGAAGAGACCTATGATGAAGAGGATGCTGCTTTCTGCCTGGAAATGCTGCTGAGGATTGTGCTAGAGAACAG GGACCGTGTTGGCTGTGTGTGGCAGACTGTTCGAGACCATCTATACCACCTATGTGTCCAGGCCCAGGACTTCTGCTTCCTTGTGGAGCGGGCAGTGGTGGGGCTGCTGCGCCTAGCCATTCGGTTACTCCGGAGAGAAGAGATCAGTGGCCAG GTACTGCTCTCCCTGCGCATTTTGTTACTAATGAAGCCCAGCGTGTTGTCCCGAGTCAGTCACCAGGTAGCCTATGGGCTCCATGAACTCCTTAAGACCAACGCAGCCAATATCCACTCAGGCGATGACTGGGCCACTCTCTTCACACTGCTGGAATGCATTGGCTCAGGTGTAAAGCCTCCAGCTGCCCTGCAGGCCACAGCCAGGGCCGACGCACCTGATGCTG GGGCCCAGTCAGATAGTGAACTCCCATCCTACCATCAAAATGATGTGAGCCTGGACCGGGGGTACACTTCTGACTCAGAGGTCTACACTGACCATGGCAGACCTGGCAAGATTCATCGATCGGCCACGGATGCTGATGTGGTCAACAGCGGTTGGTTAGTG GTGGGGAAAGATGACATCGATAACTCTAAGCCAGGACCTGGGCCCAGCCGGCCAGGTCCTTCACCCCTGGTCAATCAGTACAGCCTAACGGTGGGGCTGGACCTCGGGCCACATGATACCAAGTCCCTGCTCAAGTGTGTGGAGTCACTGTCCTTCATCGTGCGTGATGCTGCCCACATCACACCTGACAACTTCGAGCTCTGTGTCAAGACTCTCCGCATCTTTGTGGAGGCCAGTCTAAATGGCG GGTACAAGTCCCAGGAAAAACGTGGCAAGAGTCACAAATATGACAACAAAGGGAACCGCTTCAAGAAAAAATCCAAGGAAGGCTCAGTGCTTCGGCGGCCTCGAACCTCCAGCCAACATGCCGCTAGGGGCGGGCATAGTGACGACGATGAGGATGAAGGTGTGCCAGCCAGCTACCATACGGTGTCTTTACAG TTGCTAGATCTGATGCACACCCTGCACACAAGGGCAGCCTCCATCTACAGCTCATGGGCGGAGGAGCAGCGCCACCTGGAGACAGGCGGCCGGAAGATTGAAGCTGATTCACGCACCCTCTGGGCTCACTGCTGGTGCCCTTTACTGCAGG GCATTGCCTGCCTGTGCTGTGATGCCCGGCGGCAGGTGAGGATGCAGGCACTGACCTATCTGCAGCGAGCACTGCTGGTACATGATCTGCAGAAGTTAGATGCTCTGGAATGGGAGTCCTGTTTTAACAAG GTGCTGTTTCCTCTACTGACCAAGCTCTTGGAGAACATCAGCCCTGCAGATGTGGGTGGGATGGAGGAGACCCGGATGAGGGCTTCCACCCTGCTCTCTAAG GTCTTCCTGCAGCACCTGTCTCCACTGCTGTCGCTCTCCACCTTTGCGGCCCTCTGGCTGACAATCCTGGACTTCATGGACAAGTACATGCACGCAGGCTCCAGTGACTTACTG TCAGAGGCCATTCCAGAGTCTCTGAAGAACATGCTCCTGGTGATGGACACAGCAGAGATTTTCCACAGTGCAGATGCCCGAGGAGGCAGCCCCTCAGCCCTCTGGGAGATCACCTGGGAACGCATTGACTGTTTCCTGCCCCACCTGCGAGATGAGCTCTTCAAGCAGACTGTCATCCAGG aCCCTGTGCCCATGGAGCCTCATGCCCCCAAACCGCTGGCCTCAGCACACCTGACTCCTGCTGCTGGTGACACTAGGAGCCCTGGCCATCCACCTCCCCCAGAAATGCCCTCTGAGCTGGGGACCCGTG ACTTTGAGAAGCCCGAGGGCCCCCGACCTGCTAACAGCAGTTCTTCTGGATCACCAGTGGCGTCCAGCCCCAGCAGGCTGAGCCCTACCCCAGATGGGCCTCCTCCGCTGGCTCAGTCCCCACTGATCCTGCAGCCCTTGGCCTCCCCGCTGCAGGTGGGCGTGCCCCCCATGACTCTGCCCATCATCCTCAACCCCGCTCTCATTGAGGCCACCTCACCTGTGCCCCTCTTGGCCACACCTCGTCCCACAGACCCCATGCCCACCTCTGAGGTCAACTAA